A segment of the Terribacillus aidingensis genome:
AAGCGGATGGATTGAAAGGAGAAGTAATCATAAGCCAGTTTCAAGGAACAGAACGGCATTATGTGATTCGGGTGGACAGTCAGGATTATCAAGCATCTCAGCCAATTGCTGCTTCAGCATGGCGTGAAGGAGAGCTGGTGTCGTTGCAGGCAAGAGCAAAAGAGATGCAGTATACAACCGAAGAAGTGCTGATAGAATTAAGATAATAGTAAAACTGGACTCCCGTGAAAGGGAGTCTTTTTTCTTGAAGGAAATTGGATACAAAGACAGAAATAATGGATAGAGGTGATGCGTTTGAAACGGGATATGTCTCTTATCAGAAGTCTCCTGCTGGATATTGAAGCAGAGTTCACAGAGGGAGGTTTTGCGCTGGAAGTAACAGAAGAGGATGAGTATTCCGAAGAAGAAATGAATTATCACTTGCAGCTGATGAAGGAAGCGAAATTAATTAAAATGGATACCGTTCTTGATGAGGAAGAGGAAGAAGAGGAGCTGCTCATCTATGGGTTGACCTGGGATGGACATGAGCTCCTGGACAGTATCAGGGAAGAGGAAGTATGGCAGCAGCTACTCGTGAAGCTGAAGAGAGAGAAGGGCAGTATGCCGTTTTCCGTTCTGCGTAAACAGGCGGCGAAAGCAGCGGAAGCATTTTATGCTTCCGAATAATTTATCAAAAATACGATTACGATCGGCACAGAAGTTAGTAGATGATGATAATGAAATTTTTGAAAAAAAGAAGTTTTAATTACTGGCCAATTTGGCAAAACAGAAGTATCAAGATTATGGGAGGGTTAAATATGCTCTGCATCTTTTCCGCCGCGAGGGATAAGTTCCGGGAAGACCACCAAAAACAGCAGCAGGCGGCTAAGCAAGGCGCCAAGACTGATACTGCTGCTAAGAAATAAGAAAAAGCTGCGCACTTATAAAAAGCGGATGCGAAGTAAAGACTACAGATAAAAAGCAAAAGAGGTGCAGGCAGGTGCGCAGTCGGTCTACA
Coding sequences within it:
- a CDS encoding DUF2513 domain-containing protein, which encodes MRLKRDMSLIRSLLLDIEAEFTEGGFALEVTEEDEYSEEEMNYHLQLMKEAKLIKMDTVLDEEEEEEELLIYGLTWDGHELLDSIREEEVWQQLLVKLKREKGSMPFSVLRKQAAKAAEAFYASE